In the genome of Streptomyces globosus, one region contains:
- a CDS encoding DNA-binding protein NsdB produces the protein MSKGPNTRLSDLFGLAGWSKGELARMVNRQAAAMGHHQLATDTSRVRRWIDMGETPREPVPTVLAALFTERLGRVVTIEDLGFVRQRRTSGRQPDGVQDNPEGMPWAPERTAAVLTEFTGMDLMLNRRGLMGAGVALTAGSVLTNAMYDWLHTDPGAGGQAQRFGESFQADPAGFDRYEAAPIGAEEIEALERSVEVFRAWDAARGGGLQRKAVVGQLNEVGGMLAYRHPDHLQRRLWGVAANLAVLAGWMSHDVGLEPTAQKYFVIAAHAAREGGDRPRAGEALSRAARQMVHLGRPGEALDLMKLAKSGSGEETLPRTRAMLHTIEAWAQAAMGKGQAMRRTLGEAEDLFVSDKADVPPPSWMQHFDEADLHGMQALAYRTLADHEPSAAPIAQRHAREALRLRAGGHQRSQIFDYISMASACFIADDPEQADRYARLALVSMNETSSHRTWDRLREMYRLTGQYAGYSRIEDLRDEIKLALPNSPVQQTV, from the coding sequence GTGAGCAAAGGACCAAACACCCGACTGAGCGACCTGTTCGGCCTGGCCGGCTGGTCGAAGGGTGAGCTGGCGAGGATGGTCAACCGGCAGGCGGCCGCGATGGGCCACCACCAGCTGGCCACCGACACCTCGCGGGTACGGCGGTGGATCGACATGGGGGAGACCCCCCGCGAACCGGTGCCCACCGTCCTGGCAGCCCTGTTCACCGAGCGGCTCGGTCGTGTCGTGACCATCGAGGACCTCGGGTTCGTACGGCAGCGGCGCACCTCCGGGCGGCAGCCGGACGGGGTGCAGGACAACCCCGAAGGCATGCCCTGGGCGCCCGAACGCACAGCCGCGGTCCTCACCGAATTCACGGGAATGGACCTCATGCTCAACCGTCGCGGTCTGATGGGTGCAGGAGTGGCGCTCACCGCCGGCTCCGTCCTCACCAACGCCATGTACGACTGGCTGCACACCGACCCGGGTGCGGGCGGCCAGGCCCAGCGCTTCGGCGAATCATTCCAGGCCGACCCGGCCGGCTTCGACCGGTACGAGGCCGCGCCCATCGGAGCGGAGGAGATCGAGGCGCTGGAGCGCTCCGTGGAGGTCTTCCGCGCCTGGGACGCCGCCAGAGGCGGCGGCCTGCAACGCAAGGCCGTCGTCGGCCAGTTGAACGAGGTCGGCGGCATGCTGGCGTACCGCCACCCCGACCACCTCCAGCGGCGCCTGTGGGGGGTGGCGGCCAACCTGGCGGTGCTGGCAGGCTGGATGTCGCACGACGTGGGCCTCGAACCCACCGCCCAGAAGTACTTCGTGATCGCTGCGCACGCCGCCCGCGAGGGGGGCGACCGGCCGCGGGCGGGCGAGGCGCTGTCGCGGGCGGCCCGCCAGATGGTGCACCTGGGCCGGCCCGGCGAGGCGCTGGACCTGATGAAGCTGGCCAAGTCCGGTTCCGGCGAGGAGACGCTGCCGCGCACCCGGGCGATGCTGCACACCATCGAGGCGTGGGCGCAGGCCGCGATGGGCAAGGGGCAGGCCATGCGGCGGACCCTCGGCGAGGCCGAGGACCTGTTCGTGTCCGACAAGGCCGACGTGCCGCCGCCCTCCTGGATGCAGCACTTCGACGAGGCGGACCTGCACGGCATGCAGGCCCTGGCCTACCGGACGCTCGCCGACCACGAGCCGTCCGCCGCGCCGATCGCCCAGCGGCACGCCCGCGAGGCGCTGCGGCTGCGGGCCGGCGGCCACCAGCGCTCGCAGATCTTCGACTACATCTCCATGGCCTCGGCCTGCTTCATCGCGGACGACCCCGAGCAGGCGGACCGGTACGCCCGCCTCGCCCTCGTCTCCATGAACGAGACCTCCTCGCACCGGACGTGGGACCGGCTGCGGGAGATGTACCGGCTCACCGGCCAGTACGCGGGGTACTCGCGCATCGAGGACCTGCGGGACGAGATCAAGCTGGCCCTGCCCAACAGCCCGGTGCAGCAGACGGTCTAG
- a CDS encoding crotonase/enoyl-CoA hydratase family protein gives MGGTEHLTVQRHGATLVLTMNRPEAKNALSLPLLVGLYDGWLEADADDAVRSVVLTGAGGDFCAGMDLKALAGRGMGGEAYRDRLKADPDLHWKAMLRHHRPRKPVIAAVEGYCVAGGTEILQGTDIRVAAEGAVFGLFEVRRGLFPIGGSTVRLPRQIPRTHALEMLLTGRPYSAEEAARIGLVGRVVPDGTALEAALETAELINACGPLAVEAVKASVYETAGLTEAEGLAAELDRGQPVFDTADAKEGARAFAEKRPPVYRRA, from the coding sequence ATGGGTGGGACGGAACACCTGACCGTGCAGCGCCACGGAGCCACGCTGGTACTCACCATGAACAGGCCCGAGGCGAAGAACGCGCTCTCGCTGCCCCTGCTGGTCGGCCTCTACGACGGCTGGCTCGAAGCGGACGCCGACGACGCCGTCCGCTCCGTCGTCCTGACCGGCGCGGGCGGCGACTTCTGCGCCGGCATGGACCTCAAGGCGCTTGCCGGGCGCGGCATGGGCGGCGAGGCCTACCGCGACCGCCTCAAAGCCGACCCCGACCTGCACTGGAAGGCGATGCTCCGCCACCACCGGCCCCGCAAGCCGGTCATCGCCGCCGTCGAGGGGTACTGCGTCGCAGGCGGCACCGAGATCCTCCAGGGCACCGACATCCGCGTGGCCGCCGAAGGAGCCGTCTTCGGACTGTTCGAGGTCAGGCGCGGCCTCTTCCCGATCGGCGGCTCGACCGTCCGCCTGCCCCGCCAGATCCCGCGCACCCACGCCCTGGAGATGCTGCTGACCGGCCGCCCCTACTCCGCCGAGGAGGCCGCACGGATCGGCCTCGTCGGCCGCGTCGTCCCGGACGGGACCGCGCTGGAGGCCGCCCTGGAGACCGCCGAGCTGATCAACGCCTGCGGCCCCCTCGCCGTCGAGGCCGTCAAGGCGTCCGTGTACGAGACCGCCGGCCTCACCGAGGCCGAGGGCCTCGCCGCCGAACTCGACCGCGGACAGCCGGTCTTCGACACCGCCGACGCCAAGGAGGGCGCCCGCGCCTTCGCCGAGAAGCGCCCCCCGGTCTACCGCCGCGCGTGA
- a CDS encoding Zn-ribbon domain-containing OB-fold protein, producing MTAAPPPEALRAPLVVEFPFTRSLGPVQSAFLTGLRERVVLGARTSGGTVLVPPAEYDPATAEELRDLVEVAPAGTVTTWAWNDRPRPRQPLATPFAWVLVRLDGADTALLHALDAPGPDAVRTGMRVRIRWAAERTGAITDIACFEPVGPEGPEAPPLHPPAAAPHDGRFPDPVTRIVTEARLDYTHTPGRAQGAHLAALRGRRTVGERCPSCRKVYVPPRGACPTCGVATTDRVVVGPAGTVTTFCIVNIKARNLDIEVPYVYAHIALDGADLPLHGRIGGIPYDQVRMGLRVEPVWTADGRHPDHYRPTGEPDAAYDSYKELV from the coding sequence ATGACAGCCGCGCCCCCGCCCGAGGCGCTCCGCGCGCCCCTCGTCGTCGAGTTCCCCTTCACCCGCTCCCTCGGCCCCGTCCAGAGCGCCTTCCTGACCGGGCTCCGCGAACGCGTCGTCCTCGGCGCCAGGACCTCCGGCGGCACCGTCCTCGTCCCGCCCGCCGAATACGACCCCGCCACGGCCGAGGAACTCCGCGACCTCGTGGAGGTCGCCCCCGCCGGCACCGTCACCACCTGGGCCTGGAACGACCGCCCCCGCCCCCGCCAGCCCCTCGCCACGCCCTTCGCCTGGGTCCTCGTCCGCCTCGACGGCGCCGACACCGCCCTCCTGCACGCCCTCGACGCCCCCGGCCCCGACGCCGTCCGCACCGGCATGCGCGTCCGCATCCGCTGGGCTGCGGAACGCACCGGCGCCATCACCGACATCGCCTGCTTCGAACCCGTGGGCCCCGAGGGACCCGAAGCCCCGCCCCTCCACCCGCCCGCCGCGGCCCCGCACGACGGCCGCTTCCCCGACCCGGTCACCCGCATCGTCACCGAGGCACGCCTCGACTACACCCACACCCCCGGCCGCGCCCAGGGCGCCCACCTCGCCGCCCTCCGCGGGCGGCGCACCGTCGGCGAGCGCTGCCCCTCCTGCCGGAAGGTGTACGTCCCCCCGCGCGGCGCCTGCCCCACCTGCGGCGTCGCCACCACCGACCGCGTCGTGGTCGGCCCGGCCGGCACCGTCACCACCTTCTGCATCGTCAACATCAAGGCCCGCAACCTCGACATCGAAGTGCCCTACGTCTACGCCCACATCGCCCTCGACGGCGCCGACCTCCCCCTCCACGGCCGGATCGGCGGCATCCCCTACGACCAGGTCCGCATGGGCCTGCGCGTCGAACCCGTGTGGACCGCCGACGGCCGCCACCCCGACCACTACCGCCCCACCGGCGAACCCGACGCCGCCTACGACAGCTACAAGGAGCTCGTCTGA
- a CDS encoding thiolase domain-containing protein, producing the protein MSKEPVAVIGIGQTKHAAARQDVSLAGLVREAAARALADAELAWQDVDAVVIGKAPDFFEGVMMPELYLADALGAVGKPMLRVHTAGSVGGSTALVAADLVAARVHRTVLALAFEKQSESNAMWGLSLPVPFQQPLLAGAGGFFAPHVRAYMRRTGAPAAVGSLVAYKDRRNALKNPYAHLHEHGITLEQVQASPMLWDPVRYSETCPSSDGACAMLLTDRAGAARAPRPPAWVHGGAMRSEPTLFAGKDFVSPQAGKDCAADVYRQAGITDPRREIDVAELYVPFSWYEPMWLENLGFAAAGEGWKLTESGATGLDGDLPVNPSGGVLSSNPIGASGMIRFAEAALQVRGQAGAHQVPGARRALGHAYGGGAQFFSMWLVGSGLPAS; encoded by the coding sequence ATGAGCAAGGAGCCCGTGGCCGTCATCGGCATCGGCCAGACCAAGCACGCGGCCGCCCGCCAGGACGTCTCCCTCGCCGGCCTCGTCCGGGAGGCCGCCGCCCGCGCCCTCGCCGACGCCGAGCTGGCCTGGCAGGACGTCGACGCCGTCGTCATCGGCAAGGCCCCCGACTTCTTCGAGGGCGTCATGATGCCCGAGCTCTACCTCGCCGACGCCCTCGGCGCCGTCGGCAAGCCGATGCTGCGCGTCCACACCGCGGGCTCCGTCGGCGGCTCGACCGCGCTCGTCGCCGCCGACCTCGTCGCGGCCCGCGTGCACCGCACCGTGCTCGCGCTCGCCTTCGAGAAGCAGTCCGAGTCCAACGCCATGTGGGGGCTGTCGCTCCCCGTCCCCTTCCAGCAGCCGCTGCTCGCCGGAGCCGGCGGGTTCTTCGCCCCGCACGTGCGCGCGTACATGCGGCGGACCGGAGCACCCGCCGCCGTCGGCTCGCTCGTCGCGTACAAGGACCGCCGCAACGCCCTGAAGAACCCGTACGCGCACCTCCACGAGCACGGCATCACCCTGGAGCAGGTCCAGGCCTCGCCGATGCTGTGGGACCCCGTCCGCTACTCCGAGACCTGCCCCTCCTCCGACGGGGCCTGCGCGATGCTCCTCACCGACCGGGCCGGCGCCGCCCGCGCCCCCCGCCCGCCCGCCTGGGTGCACGGCGGGGCCATGCGCAGCGAGCCGACGCTCTTCGCCGGCAAGGACTTCGTCTCGCCGCAGGCCGGGAAGGACTGCGCGGCCGACGTCTACCGGCAGGCCGGCATCACCGACCCGCGCCGCGAGATCGACGTCGCCGAGCTGTACGTGCCGTTCTCCTGGTACGAGCCGATGTGGCTGGAGAACCTCGGCTTCGCCGCCGCGGGCGAAGGCTGGAAGCTCACCGAGTCCGGCGCGACCGGGCTCGACGGGGACCTGCCCGTGAACCCCTCCGGCGGCGTCCTCTCCTCCAACCCGATCGGCGCCTCGGGCATGATCCGCTTCGCGGAGGCGGCCCTCCAGGTCCGCGGCCAGGCCGGCGCGCACCAGGTCCCGGGAGCCCGCCGGGCGCTCGGCCACGCCTACGGGGGCGGCGCGCAGTTCTTCTCCATGTGGCTGGTCGGCTCCGGGCTCCCGGCCTCCTGA
- the kstD gene encoding 3-oxosteroid 1-dehydrogenase gives MTASTAPDPRPAPPPSRRALLAGAGAGALAAGLPASVARADAGPGFGEYDVVVVGSGAAGMTAALTAAKRGLSVLLVEKAPAFGGSTARSGAGIWLPNNSVILRAGVPDTPQKAAAYLAAVVGPSVPADRQAAFLANGPRMLDFVMANSPLRFRYMDGYSDYYPDLPGGLANGRSIEPDQLDGRVLGAELARLNPPYMPVPAGMVVFGQDYRWLTLAAVNARGAAVAAACLARGTRAALRGEKPLTMGQALAAGLRAGLAQAGVPVWLECPLTDLVTEGGAVTGVVVEKGGVRGTVRARRGVVLGSGGFEHDAAMRAQYQQQPAGTQWSVGARENTGDGIRAGQRAGAALDLMDDAWWGPTVPLPGEPYFCLAERTLPGGLLVNAAGARFVNEAAPYSDVVHVMYEKDRGAPGSHIPAWLVVDQHYRNKYLFKDVLPALPLPDAWYAAGAVHTAWTWDGLAERIGVPAAALRATLSRFNAQAWSGTDADFGRGRTAYDHYYTDPGVYPNSCLAPVLLPPFHAFRIVPGDLGTKGGIVTDARARALRPDGSVIRGLWAAGNASAAVMGRSYAGAGSTIGPAMAFGYAAANDIADG, from the coding sequence ATGACCGCGAGCACCGCCCCCGATCCGCGCCCCGCACCCCCTCCCTCGCGCCGCGCGCTCCTCGCCGGGGCGGGAGCGGGCGCGCTCGCCGCCGGCCTTCCGGCATCCGTGGCACGCGCCGACGCCGGACCCGGGTTCGGCGAGTACGACGTCGTCGTGGTCGGGTCCGGGGCCGCCGGGATGACGGCCGCGCTGACCGCGGCCAAGCGCGGGCTCAGCGTGCTGCTGGTCGAGAAGGCGCCGGCCTTCGGCGGGTCGACGGCGCGCTCCGGGGCGGGGATCTGGCTGCCGAACAACTCGGTGATCCTGCGCGCCGGCGTACCCGACACCCCGCAGAAGGCGGCCGCGTACCTGGCGGCGGTCGTGGGTCCGTCCGTGCCGGCGGACCGCCAGGCGGCATTCCTGGCGAACGGGCCGCGGATGCTGGACTTCGTCATGGCGAACAGCCCCCTCCGCTTCCGCTACATGGACGGGTACAGCGACTACTACCCGGACCTGCCCGGCGGGCTGGCGAACGGCCGCTCCATCGAGCCCGACCAGCTCGACGGCCGCGTCCTCGGCGCCGAACTGGCCCGGCTGAACCCGCCGTACATGCCCGTCCCCGCGGGGATGGTCGTCTTCGGCCAGGACTACCGGTGGCTGACCCTGGCCGCCGTCAACGCGCGGGGGGCCGCCGTCGCCGCCGCGTGCCTGGCGCGCGGCACGCGGGCCGCGCTGCGCGGGGAGAAGCCGCTCACGATGGGCCAGGCACTGGCGGCCGGGCTGCGGGCGGGGCTGGCGCAGGCCGGGGTACCGGTGTGGCTGGAGTGCCCGTTGACGGACCTGGTGACGGAGGGCGGGGCGGTCACCGGTGTCGTCGTGGAGAAGGGCGGCGTCCGCGGCACCGTGCGGGCCCGCCGGGGCGTCGTCCTCGGCTCGGGAGGGTTCGAGCACGATGCGGCGATGCGCGCGCAGTACCAGCAGCAGCCGGCCGGCACGCAGTGGTCGGTGGGCGCCCGGGAGAACACCGGGGACGGGATCCGCGCCGGGCAGCGGGCCGGGGCGGCGCTGGACCTGATGGACGACGCCTGGTGGGGGCCGACGGTGCCGCTGCCCGGGGAGCCGTACTTCTGCCTGGCGGAGCGCACCCTGCCGGGCGGGCTGCTCGTGAACGCGGCGGGGGCGCGGTTCGTCAACGAGGCGGCCCCCTACAGCGACGTGGTGCACGTGATGTACGAGAAGGACCGGGGTGCGCCTGGCTCCCACATCCCGGCCTGGCTGGTGGTGGACCAGCACTACCGCAACAAGTACCTGTTCAAGGACGTGCTGCCCGCGCTGCCCCTTCCGGACGCGTGGTACGCGGCGGGGGCGGTGCACACGGCGTGGACGTGGGACGGCCTCGCGGAGCGGATCGGCGTGCCGGCGGCGGCGCTGCGGGCGACGCTGAGCCGGTTCAACGCCCAGGCGTGGAGCGGGACCGACGCCGACTTCGGCCGCGGGCGGACGGCGTACGACCACTACTACACGGACCCCGGGGTGTACCCGAACTCCTGCCTGGCCCCGGTCCTGCTGCCGCCCTTCCACGCGTTCCGGATCGTGCCGGGCGACCTGGGGACGAAGGGCGGCATCGTGACGGACGCGCGGGCGCGGGCGCTGCGGCCGGACGGCTCGGTCATCCGGGGCCTGTGGGCCGCGGGCAATGCGAGCGCGGCGGTGATGGGCCGCAGCTACGCGGGGGCCGGGTCGACGATCGGCCCCGCGATGGCGTTCGGCTACGCCGCGGCGAACGACATCGCGGACGGGTGA
- a CDS encoding acyl-CoA synthetase, with translation MEYNLADLFESVVDAVPDREALLYVDHPGTGAERRLTYAELDAAANRVAHHLLDSGLRPGEHVGLHLYNGVEYLQTVLACLKARLVPVNVNYRYVEEELVHLYGDADLAALVFDGEFTGRVAAALPHTPRLRHLLRVGAAPGGAPEPALAPVAYGDAEAAGSPARGFAPRSPDDLFIIYTGGTTGLPKGVMWRAEDLFFAGLFGGEPSGEPVKRPEELAERAAARGAGLTFFPAPPLMHGTSTLTSFIAFNYGQRVVLHRKYVPEEVLRTIEKERVSSVSLVGDAMLRPLVDALEGPLRGTDLSGLFSVSSSGAVMSDSVAAAFRRLAPHVLLLNNFGSSESGSNGRAADDAGPGRGFRLVVNARTQVVDPVTREPVPAGVPGRLAQRGHVPLGYYNDPAKTAETFFLKDGERWVLLGDVATVEADGVVTVLGRGSQCINTGGEKVYPEEVEQALKAHPAVYDALVAGVPDPRWGSRVAAVVQLREGAPEPTLEEIQAHCRTRLAGYKIPRRLVVAPQVQRSPSGKADYRWAKAVAAGAEGGGEGGG, from the coding sequence GTGGAGTACAACCTTGCCGACCTGTTCGAATCGGTCGTCGACGCGGTTCCGGACCGCGAGGCCCTGCTGTACGTGGACCACCCGGGGACCGGCGCCGAACGCCGCCTGACGTACGCGGAGCTGGACGCGGCGGCGAACCGCGTCGCCCACCACCTGCTGGACAGCGGCCTGAGGCCCGGCGAGCACGTCGGCCTGCACCTTTACAACGGGGTCGAGTACCTCCAGACCGTGCTGGCCTGCCTCAAGGCGCGCCTGGTGCCGGTGAACGTCAACTACCGGTACGTCGAGGAGGAGCTGGTCCACCTCTACGGCGATGCCGACCTGGCCGCGCTCGTCTTCGACGGCGAGTTCACCGGGCGGGTCGCGGCGGCGCTGCCGCACACGCCCCGGCTCCGGCACCTGCTGCGCGTCGGCGCCGCCCCCGGGGGGGCGCCCGAGCCGGCGCTCGCGCCGGTGGCGTACGGGGACGCCGAGGCGGCGGGGTCGCCGGCGCGCGGGTTCGCGCCGCGCTCCCCCGACGACCTGTTCATCATCTACACGGGCGGCACGACGGGGCTGCCCAAGGGCGTGATGTGGCGGGCGGAGGACCTGTTCTTCGCGGGGCTGTTCGGCGGCGAGCCGTCGGGCGAGCCGGTGAAGCGGCCCGAGGAGCTGGCCGAGCGGGCGGCGGCGCGCGGCGCCGGGCTCACCTTCTTCCCGGCGCCGCCGCTGATGCACGGCACGTCCACGCTGACCTCGTTCATCGCGTTCAACTACGGGCAGCGGGTGGTCCTGCACCGCAAGTACGTGCCCGAGGAGGTGCTGCGGACGATCGAGAAGGAGCGGGTGTCGAGCGTGTCGCTGGTCGGCGACGCGATGCTGCGGCCGCTCGTGGACGCACTGGAGGGGCCGCTGCGGGGGACGGACCTGTCCGGCCTGTTCAGCGTCTCCTCGTCCGGGGCGGTCATGTCGGACTCGGTGGCCGCGGCCTTCCGGAGGCTCGCCCCGCACGTGCTGCTGCTGAACAACTTCGGATCGTCCGAGTCCGGTTCCAACGGGCGTGCGGCGGACGACGCCGGGCCCGGACGCGGCTTCCGGCTGGTGGTCAACGCGCGCACACAGGTGGTGGACCCGGTGACCCGCGAGCCGGTGCCGGCCGGGGTGCCGGGACGGCTCGCGCAGCGCGGGCACGTCCCGCTCGGCTACTACAACGACCCGGCGAAGACGGCAGAGACGTTCTTCCTGAAGGACGGCGAGCGGTGGGTGCTGCTCGGCGACGTGGCGACGGTGGAAGCGGACGGCGTGGTGACGGTGCTCGGGCGGGGCTCGCAGTGCATCAACACCGGCGGCGAGAAGGTGTATCCGGAGGAGGTCGAGCAGGCGCTGAAGGCCCACCCGGCGGTGTACGACGCACTGGTCGCCGGGGTGCCCGACCCCCGGTGGGGCAGCCGGGTCGCAGCGGTGGTGCAGCTGCGCGAGGGCGCGCCGGAGCCGACGCTGGAGGAGATCCAGGCGCACTGCCGGACCAGGCTGGCGGGGTACAAGATCCCGCGGCGGCTGGTCGTCGCGCCGCAGGTGCAGCGGTCGCCGAGCGGCAAGGCGGACTACCGGTGGGCGAAGGCCGTGGCGGCCGGGGCGGAGGGCGGGGGCGAGGGCGGGGGGTGA
- a CDS encoding aminoglycoside phosphotransferase family protein yields MYAATSSVSAPVRPHRTLQAGGGSYLDAARPAVPLPGAVRARRMPGAVTQPLSGRIDLSGPQGAQLRTALASVQRICPEFAPVQVLRRSGRSVLLVGTTGRMTAVAKVLLDHSPEWHERYRHEIAAYRTFVRHRPPVRVPRLIAADPENGTLVVERMAGRVAALQRHPVEAPPRPDLRAALGAVCRVNQWRPPADLFGDPLNYGQRIARYHELGLLTDRDLGDLQKLLCGLKLAGVQRQFNHGDALLSNLLLSPAGPVLLDWEHAGWYLPGYDLATLWTVLGDAPAARSQISRLAQAAGPAARDAFLVNLMLVLTREIRMCETAVQRSMAASAPNQPLPAGALSSGEEQRLLLRRLHDDCGMARRAVRAAVGTR; encoded by the coding sequence ATGTATGCAGCAACGTCCTCCGTGTCCGCCCCGGTCCGGCCCCACCGCACGCTCCAGGCGGGCGGGGGCTCCTATCTCGATGCCGCCCGCCCCGCGGTGCCGCTTCCCGGCGCCGTCCGGGCCCGGCGGATGCCGGGGGCCGTCACGCAGCCGCTCAGCGGGAGAATCGACCTGTCGGGGCCGCAGGGGGCGCAGTTGCGCACCGCACTGGCCTCGGTGCAGCGGATCTGCCCGGAGTTTGCTCCGGTGCAGGTGCTGCGGCGCAGCGGCCGGTCGGTGCTGCTGGTGGGGACGACCGGCCGGATGACCGCCGTGGCGAAGGTTTTACTGGACCACTCGCCGGAATGGCACGAGCGGTACCGGCACGAAATCGCGGCGTACCGGACGTTCGTCCGACACCGCCCGCCGGTCCGGGTGCCGCGGCTGATCGCCGCGGACCCCGAGAACGGGACGCTGGTGGTGGAGCGGATGGCGGGCCGGGTCGCGGCACTCCAGCGGCATCCGGTGGAGGCCCCTCCGCGACCCGACCTGCGGGCGGCGCTGGGAGCGGTCTGCCGGGTCAACCAGTGGCGGCCGCCGGCGGATCTCTTCGGGGACCCGCTGAACTACGGGCAGCGGATCGCGCGGTACCACGAGTTGGGGCTGCTGACGGACCGGGACCTGGGAGACCTGCAGAAGCTGCTGTGCGGGCTGAAGCTGGCCGGCGTGCAGCGGCAGTTCAACCACGGAGACGCCCTGCTGTCGAACCTGCTGCTGTCGCCGGCGGGGCCGGTGCTGCTGGACTGGGAGCATGCGGGCTGGTATCTGCCGGGCTACGACCTGGCGACGCTGTGGACGGTGCTGGGTGACGCGCCGGCCGCGCGCAGCCAGATCAGCCGGCTCGCCCAGGCGGCCGGACCGGCGGCGCGGGACGCGTTCCTGGTCAACCTGATGCTGGTGCTGACCCGGGAGATCCGGATGTGCGAGACGGCGGTGCAGCGGTCGATGGCCGCTTCCGCCCCGAACCAGCCCCTGCCGGCGGGCGCCCTGTCCTCGGGCGAGGAGCAGCGGCTGCTGCTGCGCCGCCTGCACGACGACTGCGGCATGGCCCGCAGGGCGGTCCGCGCGGCCGTCGGGACCCGCTGA
- a CDS encoding thiolase domain-containing protein — protein sequence MPRHERDIAVVAFAQSDHRRRTDDLSELEMLLPVLDEVRERTGLRARDIGFTCSGSSDYLAGRPFSFTMTLDGVGAWPPISESHVETDGAWALYEAWVKLRTGQADTALVYAYGKSSPGSLRDVLTRQLDPYYLAPLWPDSVALAALQARALIDAGDTDEEALAAIAARSRADAAANPHAQLAGAVPHGGHQVRPLRTGDCPPVGDGAAAVVLAAGDTARRLCGRPAWITGIDHRIEAHSLGVRDLTDSPSTRLAAQRAGLFTAPVDTAELHAPFTSQEVVLRKALRLGRSTAVNPSGGALAANPVMAAGLIRIGEAAARIHRGASDRAVAHATSGPCLQQNLVAVLEGDRA from the coding sequence ATGCCCCGCCACGAGCGCGACATCGCCGTCGTGGCGTTCGCCCAGAGCGACCACCGGCGCCGCACCGACGACCTCAGCGAGCTCGAAATGCTCCTGCCCGTCCTCGACGAGGTCCGCGAGCGGACCGGCCTGCGCGCCCGCGACATCGGCTTCACCTGCTCCGGGTCGAGCGACTACCTCGCAGGCCGCCCCTTCTCCTTCACCATGACCCTCGACGGCGTCGGCGCCTGGCCCCCGATCTCCGAATCCCACGTCGAGACGGACGGCGCCTGGGCCCTGTACGAGGCCTGGGTCAAGCTGCGCACCGGGCAGGCCGACACCGCGCTCGTCTACGCGTACGGCAAGTCCTCGCCCGGCTCCCTGCGCGACGTCCTCACCCGGCAGCTCGACCCCTACTACCTCGCCCCCCTGTGGCCCGACTCGGTCGCCCTCGCCGCCCTCCAGGCCCGGGCCCTCATCGACGCCGGGGACACCGACGAGGAGGCGCTCGCCGCGATCGCCGCCCGCAGCCGCGCCGACGCCGCGGCCAACCCGCACGCCCAGCTCGCCGGCGCCGTCCCGCACGGCGGCCATCAGGTCCGGCCGCTGCGCACCGGCGACTGCCCGCCCGTCGGCGACGGCGCCGCCGCGGTGGTCCTCGCCGCCGGCGACACCGCACGCCGCCTGTGCGGGCGGCCCGCCTGGATCACCGGCATCGACCACCGCATCGAGGCCCACAGCCTGGGCGTGCGCGACCTCACCGACTCCCCGTCCACCCGCCTCGCCGCCCAGCGCGCCGGCCTCTTCACCGCGCCCGTCGACACCGCCGAGCTGCACGCCCCGTTCACCTCCCAGGAGGTCGTCCTGCGCAAGGCGCTGCGCCTCGGCCGGTCCACCGCCGTCAACCCCTCCGGCGGGGCGCTCGCCGCGAACCCCGTGATGGCCGCCGGCCTGATCCGCATCGGAGAGGCCGCCGCCCGCATCCACCGCGGCGCCTCCGACCGGGCCGTCGCCCACGCCACCTCCGGCCCCTGCCTCCAGCAGAACCTGGTCGCCGTCCTGGAAGGGGACCGAGCATGA